CATTTGACAGATAATTATCCAAATCATAAGCGAATAAAATGACTGGCTTGTCCAATGCTGCAAACTCGACAGCCATAGAAGAATAGTCAGATATCAATAAATCAGAAATCATCAGCAACTCCTGTTCATTTTCAACACCTGAAACATTAATTAAATTCTCATCAGAACCTATCATTCCTTCATAGAACTTTTTGATTTTAGGGTGGAGCCTCAATGCTAAAACATAATCCTCCCCCAGCCTATCATTGAATTCATCCAAATCAAAAAAATTAAAGACATCATTGTTATATTCATTGTCTCTGAATGTAGGCGCATACAATACGATTTTCTTGCCTTTGGCTTGAGGAAATCTATTATCAAATTTCTCCCTTAAATCATCATGCTTTTTAAAATAATAATCCATCCTGGGAATTCCCAATGATTTTATTTTTGATTTGTCAATTTGGAAAGCTTCTTGATAAAAGTCAGCTATATTTTTAGAAGTGTTAATCAGATAGGTAATATTTTCATTAGATTTTTTAATCAATTCTATTTCTTTTTTATTGTTGCTGCTGGAAGCTCCAAACTTCTTAAATGCTCCAGGTGCATGCCACAGCTGTGTTATAACAGTACCTTCATTGAACTTCATGTTGGCCATTGCCAGAAAATTATCATTCAAAAAAACGTATTTTGATTTGGAAAGTGTCTTCAAATCCTTAATTGACAATCTATTTTTATTGTAAAAGAAGAATTCAAAATCTCCTCTTTTTTTGAATTCATCTTCAACATGTTTAAAATTAGAAATAAAAGACTTATTATCGTCAATGATAAATGAAACTAAATTTTCATCAATATTGGAACTTGAAACACTGTTAAAAATAAACCCAAATATTTTATGTTTAAAGGACATGGTTACACAATTTCTAAATCTTTAAGTTCATCGTCGGATGCTTTTTTAGCTGCTTCAATATAAGCATCACATACATAATCTACATCTCCATCCATGACCAATTTTCCTTTATCAAGCCAGATAGCACGAGTGCATAACTCCCTTATCTTAGCTGTTGAATGTGATACCAATATTACGGTTGTTCCAGACTCCATCATTGACTTTATCTTATCTCCACTTTTTTTCTGGAATCTTACATCCCCAACAGAAAGAACTTCATCTAAAATCAATATTTCGGGATCGACAACAGTAGCTACTGCAAATCCTAACTTAGCCTTCATACCAGAAGAATAATTCTTAATAGGAACTTCAATAAACTCCCCAAGCTCTGAAAATTCTAGAATCTCATCATATTTTGTTTCTAGAAATTTTCTAGAATATCCTAAAATGGAACCGTTTAAAAATATATTTTCACGACCGCTGTAATTATGGTCAAAACCTGCACCTAGCTCTAGAAGAGGTGCCACCTTGCCTTTAACTTCAGTAGTGCCTGCAGTCGGTTTATATACACCAGAAAGAACTTTTAATAAAGTACTCTTACCGGCACCATTAAATCCTATAATTCCAACTCTTTCTCCTTTTTTTATTTCAAATGAAACATTATCCAAAGCTTTGAAATGTTCTTTAGGTTTTATCTCTCTTTTGATAAATTTAATGACATACTCCTTAAGATTATCAATTTTTTCCTGAGGCAATTCAAATTCCATAGAAACGTTGTCTACTTTAATAGAAGTTTCCTTTTCAAGCTCTGCAAGTTCCTTTTCGGCCGCTGAAACAGTTTCAGGCTTGATTCTAGCCTTTTCAAACTCATTTTTGCCAATATCTGAACCTTTTGGATAAACTTTCACATGAAAATCTTTAGATTCACCCGTATATTTGTTGGATGAACTTATTGCATAAGTTCCTTCACGAGCTCCTTTTATAATTAATTTTAAAGTTGAAAAACTCTGTCCCCTTACAGAAGGATACCAAATCATGTTTTCCTCATCCAGCTCATCCTCATATACCTTTACCTGATCGGCATCCAACCTATTGACCTTGTGAGACTTGAATTTATATTTGACTAGCTCCAATCCATCAGGAAGATTGATTTTGACTGCCTGCTTGTCCTTCAAGAGACCGTTGGTATTTCTAAAGGTTATGTTGTACTGGAGAAGATCCCCTTCAACCTTCTGCAATGGATTATCTTCAGTCGGAAAAGTAGGGTTTGATTCCCCTGTTGATAGGATGTACATAGGGAAGTCATAGATTACCTTAATACGAACGAAATCTAGAAGAAGCCTTCCCTCATTCTTTGAGATGTTTTCTGGAAATTCTATTTCAATTCCAAAGTCCTTTCTGTTAACGTCCTCATATGTTAAGCCAAATTCATTTTTCTGAAAAACAACGGACCTATTGGCAGGATAGATTGAAGCCACAACATGAGATTCCTTCTTA
The genomic region above belongs to Methanobrevibacter sp. and contains:
- a CDS encoding CDP-glycerol glycerophosphotransferase family protein, encoding MSFKHKIFGFIFNSVSSSNIDENLVSFIIDDNKSFISNFKHVEDEFKKRGDFEFFFYNKNRLSIKDLKTLSKSKYVFLNDNFLAMANMKFNEGTVITQLWHAPGAFKKFGASSSNNKKEIELIKKSNENITYLINTSKNIADFYQEAFQIDKSKIKSLGIPRMDYYFKKHDDLREKFDNRFPQAKGKKIVLYAPTFRDNEYNNDVFNFFDLDEFNDRLGEDYVLALRLHPKIKKFYEGMIGSDENLINVSGVENEQELLMISDLLISDYSSMAVEFAALDKPVILFAYDLDNYLSNERGFYFDFDEMSPGKVVKTSDELIGCIESKDFKINNSKFLENQFDRIDGKSSERIVDLLLK
- a CDS encoding ABC transporter ATP-binding protein; the protein is MISQVRYPGSVIQKESENDGSWVDLDNIKLDDWEKLSSCDLKPHQKPAPLFLSDFDFNIPEKAIITQIIVEHDFSKENNFDLIVVNPPFITLGEVKKESHVVASIYPANRSVVFQKNEFGLTYEDVNRKDFGIEIEFPENISKNEGRLLLDFVRIKVIYDFPMYILSTGESNPTFPTEDNPLQKVEGDLLQYNITFRNTNGLLKDKQAVKINLPDGLELVKYKFKSHKVNRLDADQVKVYEDELDEENMIWYPSVRGQSFSTLKLIIKGAREGTYAISSSNKYTGESKDFHVKVYPKGSDIGKNEFEKARIKPETVSAAEKELAELEKETSIKVDNVSMEFELPQEKIDNLKEYVIKFIKREIKPKEHFKALDNVSFEIKKGERVGIIGFNGAGKSTLLKVLSGVYKPTAGTTEVKGKVAPLLELGAGFDHNYSGRENIFLNGSILGYSRKFLETKYDEILEFSELGEFIEVPIKNYSSGMKAKLGFAVATVVDPEILILDEVLSVGDVRFQKKSGDKIKSMMESGTTVILVSHSTAKIRELCTRAIWLDKGKLVMDGDVDYVCDAYIEAAKKASDDELKDLEIV